AACACAACCTTGCATTGATAACAATCCAGCCAACAGAATGATAAGAACAAAATATCTCTTCACTTTTACGCCCATAAAATTCCTCCTGTTATATTCGGAAGAGAAAAGGTAGTAAAAGGGATACGCGATCCCCTTTACTACCAATATCCTAACAGAAAAGAACGCTGTAAATCAAGGCTATATTAGCCTATCGTTACCAGGGCATTTTGGGAAAAAGAACATACTTATACGGGTCAACAGATGTCGTTCCTTCTTTAATCTCAAAATGCAAATGCGGCCCAGAGGAATTCCCTGAATTTCCTGTTGCCCCTAACCTCGTTCCGGAACTAACAGTTATCGTGCCGTGTTCAATATACAGTGTATTCGTAGAAGCGCCTCTAGGCGGACTGGTGTTCGGGTAACTGGGAGCAGTATAAGGAGCGAACGATGATAAGTGGGCGTAAATCGCTTTGTTGCTGCCGAAAGTTAACTCAACAAAGTTCCCATAGCTTACAGCATAGCGTGTAGTGCCTATGACTTCATAAGCAGTTCTATATTTTGCCGAGCCGCTTGTAATCGCATAGACTGATGCTCCTGAAGAAACACCTATATCAATCCCCGCATGAGAACCAAAATCATTCGTTCTTGAGCCCGTAGTAATTGGCTTGCTGTATTGATATGTAAACCAAGGAACATTAATTTTAGATGTCTGAACGTATCCCCTTTTGTTACCACTTGACGTAGCTTTGTTGCACCTATCTCCCCCTGTGTTAGGGAAAACAACCTTTAACTGGCGGGCTTTTCTTGTTCTGGACAGGTTCTTCATGATCGTTAACAAATTTTTTCTCTATCCCTTGCAAATGTCTAAACATTAGGGTATACTGTACACAAGTCCTGATATGGTGAAACGCTACTCTTCTCGATTGCCTGTGGCTAGGGAGGTTTGACGGATATCCCTAGACAGGGCAAATTATGAGGAGGGTTTTTTTTATGTTTCAAGACAAAGTGTTAACCTGCAAAGAGTGTGGCTGTGAGTTTGAGTTCACCGCTTCTGAACAAGAGTTCTACGCGGAAAAAGGCTTCACCAACGAACCCGGTCGCTGCCCCCAGTGCCGCGCCGCCCGCAAAGCCCAGAACAACAATCGTGGCGGCGGCTATCGCCAAGAGCGCGAAATGTACCCCGTCACCTGCTCTTCCTGCGGCAAGGAAACCACCGTTCCCTTCCAGCCCCGCGGCGATAAGCCCGTCTACTGCCGCGACTGCTTCCAGCCGCAGCCCCGCAGCAATCGCTGGTAAGATCAATACCTGTACAAAAAGCTCGCCTAACCGGCGAGCTTTTTTGATTCCCAGCAAAGAGATGTTTCTCGTCGGCTCCACCTACTGGAACGAGGTCTATCGGAGAGGTCGAGCAGAATCAGGAAGGCATAGCCAATATAAGGAATCTCGGACAAAACATAGCCTGGCTCCTGAATATGATTCATCGTTAGAGCCAGGCCCGTCGCTTTGACCAAAATGTAATGCGCCTCAAACGTAATAAGCGGTCGTTCCGCTCCGTTGCGCATTGGTTACGATTTTAACTTTTCGCCCATTCGGACCATCGTGGATGGAAACCAACTCACCGCCATGCTTGATCGCATGTTCGTTCGAGTCCCGCATTTCCGGTGATACGGTACCCCAATTTCCTTCAAAGTGCCGCATAAACAAAGCGCCAAATAGGTGGATCGAGAAATCTGAACAGAGCAGATCGGGGTGCATCGACGTAATCCCTGTGTTGAACTTCATATGATGTCGTCGCCACCTTTACAATATCCATTATGCAATTATTGTACATTCGCTCCACAAACCTATCAATGTTTTTTTGCGTACTTCTAATAACGAACATCAGTCCTCACTTAATCCCGCGGGAGAACGAAGATCCGAAAAGCAGGCGAAACAACAGCACCAAGCCGGTCCCTCGGAGAAGTAATTTATGGCGAGGCCGTTTTTATGTTAAATTGCACGTTTACGCATACGAGATAACAAGAAAACGAAAAAACCGCCTTTTCAGGCGGCGAATCCGATATGGTTTTCTTCCGTTGTTAATTACTTAGGCAACAGTTCACTGACCAAGGATTTCACATGATCGGTGCATTTTCTGCAACCGGTGCTGACCTTTGTGGCCGACTGCACTTCCTCAAAAGACTTGGCGCCCTTAGCGATCGCATTTTGCAAGTCTCCATAGGTTACCTTTTTGCAACCACACACCAGTTTACTTGCGTCCATTTCCAATCCCCCATTCATTCAAATTATTTCTAATCATCAGGCTCGACAACATCCATTCTACCATATTCACCCAAAGAATATGCAAGTAAAGATCGATTCTCCTTCCCCAATTATCTTTTTGATCGTTCAAACGCTTCTCGGTTCGCCCGAATCTGCCGCGCATGATTGATCCCGTGCTCCGCATACAACTGCAACCACAGTGTTGCCGAGTACTCCCCGATTTCAGAGTGATTGCCTTTTCGGTTCCACTGTTCCACATCCATGAATTCGAGGATCTCCAGCGTCGTCGTCCGAACCCACTTATAGAGTTGCAAGGCCGATTCGATGGGACGTAGATTATAGCGCAATGCAATCGCAAAATAATCCTGGTCATAACTGATGATGTCCGGCGATTCTTCCGCCAACAGACGCCGGAGACGGATGCCGCTGGTGATCTCGCTGTCCGCTAAATGATGGATGATCTGGCGAATTGTCCACCGCTCCGGTGTGGGTTGATAATCCAATTCCGCTTCAGAAACCCCTTGCAGAGCATCCTCGACCAGCGTAATGCCTTCCCGATACTGATTGATAAGCTGGGCTCTCTCTTCGACCTTCATGTAAGCCCCCCCTTTACCTTTCTATTCTTATAACGTTAACAGACTCCTCCAAGGTAACGCGGTTCGTACGCGCTTAAATGACTTCCCAACTGCGGAATCGATGACTTATTGTTCGAATAAAAAAATTCTACAGCAGACGCTGTGGTTATTGATGTATGCCTAGGCTTGTAGTAGTGTATAGGCTATGAAACAAACGGGAGGGCAACGCATGGACAGATTTACCGGTGTCACTGTCGTAAAAAAAGCAAATATCTACTTCGACGGAAAAGTAAGCAGCCGGACAATTATACTCCCCGATGGAGAACGGAAAACCCTTGGGATTATCTTGCCAGGAGAATATGAATTTGGGACGTCTGAAAAGGAGATCATGGAGGTCTTGGCAGGCAAGCTCACGGCACTCCTGCCTGGCCGGCTGGATTGGGCGGTGTTTAACGCAGGAGAATCCTTCGAGATTCCCGCCAATGCTACGTTCAAAGTTTCCACCGACGAGGTGTCTGATTACTGCTGCTCCTATGTAAAAGAGTAGTCAGCGAACGGTCTAAAATAGGAAGAACCCCAAGGACAAGCGTCCGGCATGATCAACCGGCACGCTTGTCCTTTTTTTACCAAATTTTTCTTACTCGTTCACAGAATCTACACAAAGATTTTCATTTCTTTTTAAGACTTGTCACTTAAACTCCTCTTTGAACAAATCTTAAAGGAGAGGATTGTCTTGTCAGAAAACCGTTCCGTTCCCGTAAAGGCGCGAGTCAAAGGGCTGATTTCCGTCGTTCTCACAGTTGCGGCCATCGCCGTAGCTGTCACAGGGGTAAGCTTGATGGGAGGCGACCATGGCGAACGTCGCGATCCCTCCCGTCGTCCAGCCGTCGAAAGCGCGACATCTCGTGAAAACGCCACGCCTCGTGAAAACACCACGTTCCGTGAAAGCAACACAACGCGTGAAAACGGAGCGACCCGTGAAGCCGTCGATAGTAAAAGACTCCCGCCTGATGCAGCGCGCTCGGAACTCCCCATTAAGGGCATTCACGAAGCGGTAGGCTTGGCGCTGATCCCGCTTGTCCTGATCCACT
The Heliomicrobium undosum DNA segment above includes these coding regions:
- a CDS encoding M23 family metallopeptidase — encoded protein: MLTIMKNLSRTRKARQLKVVFPNTGGDRCNKATSSGNKRGYVQTSKINVPWFTYQYSKPITTGSRTNDFGSHAGIDIGVSSGASVYAITSGSAKYRTAYEVIGTTRYAVSYGNFVELTFGSNKAIYAHLSSFAPYTAPSYPNTSPPRGASTNTLYIEHGTITVSSGTRLGATGNSGNSSGPHLHFEIKEGTTSVDPYKYVLFPKMPW
- a CDS encoding zinc-ribbon domain containing protein; translated protein: MFQDKVLTCKECGCEFEFTASEQEFYAEKGFTNEPGRCPQCRAARKAQNNNRGGGYRQEREMYPVTCSSCGKETTVPFQPRGDKPVYCRDCFQPQPRSNRW
- a CDS encoding (2Fe-2S)-binding protein — encoded protein: MNGGLEMDASKLVCGCKKVTYGDLQNAIAKGAKSFEEVQSATKVSTGCRKCTDHVKSLVSELLPK
- a CDS encoding DinB family protein; the protein is MKVEERAQLINQYREGITLVEDALQGVSEAELDYQPTPERWTIRQIIHHLADSEITSGIRLRRLLAEESPDIISYDQDYFAIALRYNLRPIESALQLYKWVRTTTLEILEFMDVEQWNRKGNHSEIGEYSATLWLQLYAEHGINHARQIRANREAFERSKR
- the ppnP gene encoding pyrimidine/purine nucleoside phosphorylase; this encodes MDRFTGVTVVKKANIYFDGKVSSRTIILPDGERKTLGIILPGEYEFGTSEKEIMEVLAGKLTALLPGRLDWAVFNAGESFEIPANATFKVSTDEVSDYCCSYVKE